In Xiphophorus maculatus strain JP 163 A chromosome 2, X_maculatus-5.0-male, whole genome shotgun sequence, one genomic interval encodes:
- the cdk10 gene encoding cyclin-dependent kinase 10: protein MDAVGEDEPDLIKLKSIKDKKTFTVPQNDRFGSCRSVREFEKLNRIGEGTYGIVYRARDTKSDEIVALKKVRMDNEKDGIPISSLREITLLLRLRHPNIVELKEVVVGSHLESLFLVMSYCEQDLASLLENMQTPFSEAQVKCIVLQLLRGLEYLHHSFIIHRDLKVSNLLMTDKGCVKIADFGLARMYGIPQPPMTPRVVTLWYRAPELLLGTKTQTTALDMWAVGCILAELLAHKPLLPGTSEIQQVDLIVQLLGTPNENIWPGFSQLPLIGQYSLRKQPYNNLKNKFTWLSDAGHRLLNLLFMYNPQRRATAKDCLESSYFKEKPLPCEPELMPTFPHHRNKRAVVPAESQPKRRKSSKV from the exons ATGGACGCCGTCGGCGAGGATGAACCGGACTTGATAAAGCTGAAGTCCATTAAAGACAAGAAAACCTTCACAGTGCCCCAGAATGACCGG TTTGGAAGCTGCCGAAGTGTCCGGGAGTTTGAGAAACTCAACCGAATAGGAGAAGGAACATACGGCATTGTGT ACCGAGCCCGTGACACCAAGTCGGATGAGATAGTAGCGTTGAAGAAGGTCCGCATGGACAACGAGAAGGATG GGATTCCCATCAGCAGCCTGAGAGAGATAACACTGCTGCTGAGGTTGAGACATCCAAACATTGTGGAGCTGAAAGAGGTGGTGGTAGGCAGCCATCTGGAGAG TTTGTTTCTGGTGATGAGTTACTGTGAACAGGACTTGGCCAGCCTGCTGGAAAACATGCAGACGCCATTCTCCGAAGCTCAG GTGAAGTGCATCGTCCTTCAGCTGCTCAGAGGCTTAGAGTATCTCCATCACAGCTTCATTATACACAG GGACCTGAAGGTGTCTAATCTGCTGATGACCGACAAAGGCTGCGTTAAGATCG CTGATTTTGGATTGGCCAGGATGTACGGGATCCCTCAGCCGCCAATGACCCCCAGAGTGGTCACACTGTG GTACCGAGCTCCGGAGCTCCTCCTGGGGACGAAGACTCAAACTACAGCTCTGGACATGTG GGCAGTGGGCTGTATCCTGGCCGAGCTGCTGGCCCACAAACCTCTGCTGCCCGGAACCTCAGAGATCCAGCAGGTGGACCTGATCGTGCAGCTGCTGGGGACGCCCAACGAGAACATCTGGCCG GGTTTCTCTCAGCTGCCGCTCATCGGTCAGTACAGCCTGAGGAAGCAGCCGTACAACAACCTGAAGAACAAGTTCACCTGGCTGTCTGATGCTGGACACAGACTGCTCAACCTGCTCTTCATGTACAACCCACAGCGCAG AGCGACCGCCAAAGATTGTCTGGAGAGCTCCTACTTCAAAGAGAAACCTCTGC CCTGCGAGCCGGAGCTGATGCCGACGTTCCCGCACCATCGAAACAAGCGAGCGGTTGTTCCAGCGGAGAGCCAGccgaagaggaggaagagcagcaaaGTCTGA